A single Oncorhynchus mykiss isolate Arlee chromosome 24, USDA_OmykA_1.1, whole genome shotgun sequence DNA region contains:
- the LOC110503849 gene encoding NAD(+) hydrolase SARM1 isoform X1 — translation MLLSLTVFLWRLYRYLSMFSSERLTVPEYVIRIGNRRSGSSTSSSEPKAPPVSPGVHGADVQDVLDTSLPALRSAIKTLKSAKDTSDLDETRRAIAETFQLVEEAWVLPTVGRQVAEEICNRIRLDGGLELLLKLLMTPAVEITYESAKLLEQILVSENRDYVAHMGLGVILNLTRETEDAQLARSVSGILEHMFKHTEETSAQLIANGALDALLFWCRGTDPTVLRHCAVALANCAMYGGHHCQRLMIEKQAAEWLFPLAFSKEDELIRFHACLAVAVLANNREIEQEVVKSGTLELVEPFIASLDPDEFARSLLDSADSMQGRTAADLQQLLPLLDGARLEGKCIAAFYLCVETSIKSRQRNTKIFQEIGAVQSLKRIVMYSSNGTACALAKRALGMMGEEVPRRILSSVPNWKGGEVQRWLQVIGFSSYTERFQDLQVDGDLLLNITDQELSTDLGMTAGLTRKRFLRDLRVLKTYANYSTCDPNNMADWLGEVSPRFRQYTYGLVQSGVDRKNVLQLTDQQLQSDCYIENGIHRAKILAATRRPIKPCLTDAQPPGPDVFISYRRTTGSQLASLLKVHLQVRGFSVFIDVEKLEAGKFADKLIQSVQRARNFILVLSANALDKCMGDTGMKDWVHKEIVTALAEKKNIVPVTDNFMWPDPNSLPEDMKTILNFNGIKWSHEYQEATIEKILRFLKGNPSQDQTDCPKTDCPKADCPKTECPSGALVCDDIKV, via the exons ATGCTCTTATCTCTAACCGTTTTCCTCTGGAGACTCTATCGATACCTCTCCATGTTCAGCTCCGAAAGACTCACGGTACCGGAATATGTCATTCGGATTGGGAACCGGAGGTCGGGCAGCTCGACCTCATCCTCGGAACCGAAAGCACCACCGGTCTCACCGGGTGTCCACGGTGCCGACGTCCAGGATGTTTTGGATACCTCGCTCCCGGCCCTGCGCTCCGCTATCAAGACACTGAAATCAGCCAAAGATACATCGGATCTAGACGAGACCCGCAGGGCCATCGCAGAGACGTTCCAGTTAGTGGAGGAGGCCTGGGTTCTGCCTACTGTTGGCCGGCAGGTCGCGGAGGAGATATGCAACAGGATACGACTGGACGGAGGACTGGAGCTGCTCCTGAAACTCCTAATGACACCTGCTGTGGAGATCACCTATGAGTCTGCCAAACTACTGGAGCAGATACTGGTCTCTGAGAATAG AGATTACGTGGCTCACATGGGTCTGGGGGTGATCCTGAACCTGACGAGGGAGACAGAGGATGCCCAGCTGGCCCGCAGTGTCTCAGGCATCCTGGAGCACATGTTCAAACACACCGAGGAGACGTCCGCCCAGCTCATCGCCAATGGCGCCCTGGATGCCCTGCTCTTCTGGTGCCGCGGTACCGATCCCACCGTCCTCCGCCACTGTGCCGTGGCACTCGCCAACTGCGCCATGTATGGCGGCCATCACTGCCAGCGGCTGATGATCGAGAAGCAGGCAGCCGAGTGGTTGTTTCCGTTGGCGTTCTCCAAAGAGGACGAGCTCATCCGCTTCCATGCGTGTTTAGCGGTGGCCGTGCTCGCCAATAACCGGGAGATTGAGCAGGAG GTGGTGAAGTCCGGGACATTGGAGCTGGTGGAGCCCTTTATTGCATCTCTGGACCCTGATGAGTTTGCCAGGAGCTTGCTGGACAGTGCAGACAGCATGCAGGGGAGGACGGCTGCAGACCTACAGCAGCTGCTGCCACTACTGGATGGGGCCAGACTGGAGGGAAAGTGTATCGCTGCCTTCTACTTGTGTGTCGAGACCAGCATCAAGTCACGCCAGCGGAACACCAAG ATCTTCCAGGAGATAGGTGCGGTGCAGAGCCTGAAAAGGATTGTCATGTACTCCAGCAACGGGACGGCCTGTGCCCTGGCCAAGCGGGCACTGGGGATGATGGGGGAGGAGGTGCCGCGACGTATCCTGTCCTCCGTGCCCAACTGGAAGGGCGGTGAGGTGCAGAGATGGCTCCAAGTAATTGGATTCAGCTCTTATACTGAGCGCTtccag GACCTGCAGGTGGATGGTGACCTACTGCTGAACATCACAGACCAGGAGCTGAGCACTGACCTGGGCATGACCGCAGGACTCACTCGCAAGAG GTTCCTCCGTGACCTGCGTGTGCTGAAGACCTACGCCAACTACTCGACCTGTGACCCCAACAacatggctgactggctgggcgAGGTGAGCCCACGCTTCCGCCAGTACACCTACGGCCTGGTTCAGTCTGGCGTGGACCGCAAGAACGTCCTCCAACTCACCGACCAACAGCTCCAGTCAGACTGTTACATAG AGAACGGCATCCATCGCGCCAAGATCCTGGCAGCCACCCGTAGGCCGATTAAGCCGTGTCTGACCGATGCCCAGCCCCCTGGACCGGATGTGTTTATTAGCTACCGCAGGACTACCGGATCCCAGCTCGCCAG tctGTTGAAGGTCCACCTGCAGGTCAGAGGTTTCAGTGTGTTCATTGACGTGGAGAAGCTGGAAGCAGGGAAGTTTGCTGACAAGCTGATCCAGAGCGTCCAGCGGGCACGGAACTTCATCCTGGTGCTGTCTGCCAACGCCCTCGACAAGTGCATGGGTGACACTGGCATGAAGGACTGGGTACACAAG GAGATTGTCACAGCTCTCGCTGAGAAGAAGAACATCGTCCCTGTCACTGATAACTTCATGTGGCCTGACCCAAACTCTCTGCCTGAGGACATGAAAACCATCCTCAACTTCAACGGCATCAA GTGGTCCCATGAGTACCAAGAGGCCACCATTGAGAAGATCCTGCGTTTTCTCAAAGGCAACCCCAGCCAAGACCAGACAGACTGTCCCAAGACAGACTGTCCCAAGGCAGACTGTCCCAAGACAGAGTGCCCTAGTGGAGCTCTGGTCTGTGATGATATAAAAGTGTGA
- the LOC110503849 gene encoding NAD(+) hydrolase SARM1 isoform X2: MLLSLTVFLWRLYRYLSMFSSERLTVPEYVIRIGNRRSGSSTSSSEPKAPPVSPGVHGADVQDVLDTSLPALRSAIKTLKSAKDTSDLDETRRAIAETFQLVEEAWVLPTVGRQVAEEICNRIRLDGGLELLLKLLMTPAVEITYESAKLLEQILVSENRDYVAHMGLGVILNLTRETEDAQLARSVSGILEHMFKHTEETSAQLIANGALDALLFWCRGTDPTVLRHCAVALANCAMYGGHHCQRLMIEKQAAEWLFPLAFSKEDELIRFHACLAVAVLANNREIEQEVVKSGTLELVEPFIASLDPDEFARSLLDSADSMQGRTAADLQQLLPLLDGARLEGKCIAAFYLCVETSIKSRQRNTKSLKRIVMYSSNGTACALAKRALGMMGEEVPRRILSSVPNWKGGEVQRWLQVIGFSSYTERFQDLQVDGDLLLNITDQELSTDLGMTAGLTRKRFLRDLRVLKTYANYSTCDPNNMADWLGEVSPRFRQYTYGLVQSGVDRKNVLQLTDQQLQSDCYIENGIHRAKILAATRRPIKPCLTDAQPPGPDVFISYRRTTGSQLASLLKVHLQVRGFSVFIDVEKLEAGKFADKLIQSVQRARNFILVLSANALDKCMGDTGMKDWVHKEIVTALAEKKNIVPVTDNFMWPDPNSLPEDMKTILNFNGIKWSHEYQEATIEKILRFLKGNPSQDQTDCPKTDCPKADCPKTECPSGALVCDDIKV; encoded by the exons ATGCTCTTATCTCTAACCGTTTTCCTCTGGAGACTCTATCGATACCTCTCCATGTTCAGCTCCGAAAGACTCACGGTACCGGAATATGTCATTCGGATTGGGAACCGGAGGTCGGGCAGCTCGACCTCATCCTCGGAACCGAAAGCACCACCGGTCTCACCGGGTGTCCACGGTGCCGACGTCCAGGATGTTTTGGATACCTCGCTCCCGGCCCTGCGCTCCGCTATCAAGACACTGAAATCAGCCAAAGATACATCGGATCTAGACGAGACCCGCAGGGCCATCGCAGAGACGTTCCAGTTAGTGGAGGAGGCCTGGGTTCTGCCTACTGTTGGCCGGCAGGTCGCGGAGGAGATATGCAACAGGATACGACTGGACGGAGGACTGGAGCTGCTCCTGAAACTCCTAATGACACCTGCTGTGGAGATCACCTATGAGTCTGCCAAACTACTGGAGCAGATACTGGTCTCTGAGAATAG AGATTACGTGGCTCACATGGGTCTGGGGGTGATCCTGAACCTGACGAGGGAGACAGAGGATGCCCAGCTGGCCCGCAGTGTCTCAGGCATCCTGGAGCACATGTTCAAACACACCGAGGAGACGTCCGCCCAGCTCATCGCCAATGGCGCCCTGGATGCCCTGCTCTTCTGGTGCCGCGGTACCGATCCCACCGTCCTCCGCCACTGTGCCGTGGCACTCGCCAACTGCGCCATGTATGGCGGCCATCACTGCCAGCGGCTGATGATCGAGAAGCAGGCAGCCGAGTGGTTGTTTCCGTTGGCGTTCTCCAAAGAGGACGAGCTCATCCGCTTCCATGCGTGTTTAGCGGTGGCCGTGCTCGCCAATAACCGGGAGATTGAGCAGGAG GTGGTGAAGTCCGGGACATTGGAGCTGGTGGAGCCCTTTATTGCATCTCTGGACCCTGATGAGTTTGCCAGGAGCTTGCTGGACAGTGCAGACAGCATGCAGGGGAGGACGGCTGCAGACCTACAGCAGCTGCTGCCACTACTGGATGGGGCCAGACTGGAGGGAAAGTGTATCGCTGCCTTCTACTTGTGTGTCGAGACCAGCATCAAGTCACGCCAGCGGAACACCAAG AGCCTGAAAAGGATTGTCATGTACTCCAGCAACGGGACGGCCTGTGCCCTGGCCAAGCGGGCACTGGGGATGATGGGGGAGGAGGTGCCGCGACGTATCCTGTCCTCCGTGCCCAACTGGAAGGGCGGTGAGGTGCAGAGATGGCTCCAAGTAATTGGATTCAGCTCTTATACTGAGCGCTtccag GACCTGCAGGTGGATGGTGACCTACTGCTGAACATCACAGACCAGGAGCTGAGCACTGACCTGGGCATGACCGCAGGACTCACTCGCAAGAG GTTCCTCCGTGACCTGCGTGTGCTGAAGACCTACGCCAACTACTCGACCTGTGACCCCAACAacatggctgactggctgggcgAGGTGAGCCCACGCTTCCGCCAGTACACCTACGGCCTGGTTCAGTCTGGCGTGGACCGCAAGAACGTCCTCCAACTCACCGACCAACAGCTCCAGTCAGACTGTTACATAG AGAACGGCATCCATCGCGCCAAGATCCTGGCAGCCACCCGTAGGCCGATTAAGCCGTGTCTGACCGATGCCCAGCCCCCTGGACCGGATGTGTTTATTAGCTACCGCAGGACTACCGGATCCCAGCTCGCCAG tctGTTGAAGGTCCACCTGCAGGTCAGAGGTTTCAGTGTGTTCATTGACGTGGAGAAGCTGGAAGCAGGGAAGTTTGCTGACAAGCTGATCCAGAGCGTCCAGCGGGCACGGAACTTCATCCTGGTGCTGTCTGCCAACGCCCTCGACAAGTGCATGGGTGACACTGGCATGAAGGACTGGGTACACAAG GAGATTGTCACAGCTCTCGCTGAGAAGAAGAACATCGTCCCTGTCACTGATAACTTCATGTGGCCTGACCCAAACTCTCTGCCTGAGGACATGAAAACCATCCTCAACTTCAACGGCATCAA GTGGTCCCATGAGTACCAAGAGGCCACCATTGAGAAGATCCTGCGTTTTCTCAAAGGCAACCCCAGCCAAGACCAGACAGACTGTCCCAAGACAGACTGTCCCAAGGCAGACTGTCCCAAGACAGAGTGCCCTAGTGGAGCTCTGGTCTGTGATGATATAAAAGTGTGA
- the slc46a1 gene encoding proton-coupled folate transporter yields the protein MEDSDTRAILPEDTLSSVDDEIRINDTFCNNEEVENKGHVCYRRPPFACPLSVSVEPVLFLSMFSLSLQWPLSTQYLWDRISEDVGYNGTKGGGCANTSGPPDPLQKEVETLTAHWNLYINLGGFAVGLFVVTLLGSWSDQGGRRPVLILPSLGLALQAGVYLLVMYLKLPVAWFLLGRLLSGLSGDFNTILAGCFAYVADTSDRGSRTFRVAVLEACLGLAGMLASIIGGQWRRAQGYINPFWLVLATNLAAALYAYLFVPESVTPDPSAKLFTTRHHRAVYHLYSALGDPTEAGSYTKWRRYKLWLYIFCFFLVVTVHFGSRELFVLYELSSPLCWGPGLIGWGSAAQNLAYLSSLLGLRTLQRCLEDSWVSLVGLASNMTGLVVISLANTTELMFTGYGLCFLYMAATPVLRAKLSKLVGPEEQGALFASVACVEGLCSLVASSLFNSLYPATLHIMKGFPFLFGALLLLIPTGIIGIVECRDQRTDRREDSATS from the exons ATGGAAGATTCGGACACCAGAGCAATTCTTCCCGAAGATACTCTATCGTCTGTAGACGACGAAATACGGATAAATGACACATTTTGTAATAACGAGGAGGTTGAGAATAAGGGACACGTTTGCTATAGACGGCCGCCGTTCGCTTGCCCGCTTTCGGTTTCTGTTGAACCCGTATTGTTCTTATCGATGTTCTCGCTGTCTCTTCAGTGGCCGCTGTCTACGCAGTACCTATGGGACCGCATCAGTGAAGACGTAGGTTACAACGGAACAAAAGGAGGGGGGTGTGCCAACACTTCTGGGCCCCCAGACCCACTTCAAAAG GAGGTAGAGACCCTGACAGCCCACTGGAACCTGTACATCAACTTGGGAGGATTTGCAGTGGGGCTGTTTGTGGTGACTCTGCTTGGCTCCTGGAGTGACCAGGGGGGCCGGCGGCCCGTGCTCATCCTGCCCAGCCTGGGTCTGGCCCTGCAGGCTGGGGTCTACCTGCTGGTCATGTACCTCAAGCTGCCCGTGGCCTGGTTCCTCCTGGGCAGGCTGCTCTCGGGCCTCTCAG GCGACTTCAACACCATCCTGGCAGGCTGCTTTGCCTATGTGGCTGACACCAGCGACAGGGGCTCCCGGACCTTCAGGGTGGCAGTGCTGGAGGCCTGTCTGGGACTGGCGGGCATGCTGGCCAGTATCATAGGGGGGCAGTGGCGTCGGGCACAAGG GTACATTAACCCATTCTGGCTGGTGCTGGCCACTAACCTGGCTGCTGCCCTCTATGCCTACCTGTTTGTACCCGAGTCCGTCACCCCTGACCCCAGTGCCAAACTCTTTACCACCCGTCACCACCGCGCCGTCTACCACCTCTACTCTGCACTAGGCGACCCCACCGAGGCCGGCAGTTACACAAAATGGAGGAGGTACAAACTGTGGCTCTACATCTTCTGCTTCTTCCTGGTGGTGACGGTCCACTTTGGCAGCCGCGAGCTGTTTGTTCTATATGAGCTGAGCTCTCCGCTGTGCTGGGGCCCAGGGCTGATTGGCTGGGGGTCTGCAGCTCAGAACCTGGCCTACCTCAGCAGCCTTCTGGGGTTGAGGACCTTGCAGCGATGCCTAGAGGACTCCTGGGTGTCTCTGGTGGGACTGGCCTCAAACATGACCGGCCTGGTGGTCATCTCACTGGCCAACACTACTGAACTCATGTTCACAG GCTATGGGCTGTGCTTCCTCTACATGGCAGCCACTCCAGTCCTCAGGGCCAAGCTGTCCAAGCTGGTGGGGCCTGAAGAACAAG gtgcGTTGTTTGCGTCGGTGGCCTGTGTGGAGGGGCTGTGTTCCCTGGTGGCCAGCAGCCTCTTTAACTCTCTCTACCCAGCCACCCTGCACATCATGAAGGGATTCCCCTTCCTgttcggagccctcctcctcctcatccccacAGGGATCATTGG GATAGTTGAGTGTCGGGATCAGAGGACAGACAGAAGAGAAGACTCTGCAACATCctga